A stretch of Xenopus laevis strain J_2021 chromosome 8S, Xenopus_laevis_v10.1, whole genome shotgun sequence DNA encodes these proteins:
- the ndufb1.S gene encoding NADH dehydrogenase [ubiquinone] 1 beta subcomplex subunit 1, with protein MVNLAGILRDHWVNVLVPIGFVIGWYLDRRNDEKLSAFRNKSMLYKRELKPGEEVTWR; from the exons ATGGTAAACCTTGCAGGAATTCTGCGAGATCACTGGGTCAATGTCCTGGTTCCTATTGGATTTGTGATTGGATGGTACTTGGACAGGAGGAATGATGAAAAACTAAGTGCATTCAGGAACAAAAGCATGCTGTACAAAAG AGAATTGAAGCCTGGTGAAGAAGTGACATGGAGATAA